A single region of the Ziziphus jujuba cultivar Dongzao chromosome 10, ASM3175591v1 genome encodes:
- the LOC107410035 gene encoding uncharacterized protein LOC107410035 produces MDDRLDFEIEDPLLTSPVVAKKRKKVIGLDDLLTDFYKEKNKLVEKEAKKAKALKNYHSDEEEDIKEASLSKLVDECQNQITEIDADEDSFVWGMQVFGDQKSPPPLVCPELKSCGLLQSFMSNKLNSLVELSTENGNSFLEGLLVDGWLSKLAFTCGHVEESVLIWTFNLMLYSPKEELRISACDFWCAILSSKEEDDLQPVKITWIPSYAELKGALEVYGFLFNFLPHPDATLTDSGREGPAQNIRAWIKFVTVSCHVRSKLSMFSTSDAAELVEVIICLFLDRKLQGLMLLLYDCMQSVINYFKDKEWKACCEEIAKSVACRVPKDLNCLRIVECISGVDTRSKQLRSAVAYQILLSCFDYKVADEEILRLLISINVKEKGCDLVKMYIYLVLTENWLCSNELLADKPVLNEMWNLYLRNCSCLIASTDLRPFASKVRNKASYFLQGSIQT; encoded by the exons ATGGATGATCGCCTTGATTTCGAGATTGAAGATCCACTCCTCACTTCCCCTGTTGTTGCTAAGAAAAG GAAGAAGGTTATTGGGTTGGATGACCTTTTGACTGATTTCTACAAAGAGAAAAACAAGCTTGTTGAGAAGGAGGCTAAAAAGGCAAAGGCGCTAAAAAACTACCATTCTGATGAAGAAGAGGATATCAAAGAGGCTTCCTTATCAAAACTTGTCGATGAGTGCCAAAACCAG ATTACAGAAATAGATGCTGACGAAGATAGCTTTGTATGGGGAATGCAGGTTTTTGGAGACCAG AAATCCCCACCTCCCCTAGTTTGTCCGGAGCTTAAAAGTTGTGGTCTTTTGCAGTCTTTTATGAGTAATAAGCTTAATTCCCTGGTTGAACTGTCTACTGAAAATG GGAACTCTTTTCTTGAAGGACTATTGGTTGATGGCTGGCTTTCAAAACTGGCTTTTACATGTGGTCATGTAGAAGAGTCAGTTCTCATTTGGACCTTTAATTTGA TGTTGTATTCACCAAAAGAAGAGTTGAGGATATCCGCCTGTGACTTCTGGTGTGCTATTCTTTCATCTAAAGAAGAG GATGACCTACAACCTGTCAAAATAACTTGGATTCCAAGCTATGCTGAACTGAAAGGGGCTCTTGAAGTCTATGgatttctctttaattttttaccTCACCCTGACGCTACCCTTACTG ATTCTGGTCGTGAAGGGCCAGCTCAAAACATTAGAGCCTGGATCAAATTTGTAACTGTTTCTTGTCATGTGAG GAGTAAATTGTCTATGTTTTCAACCTCAGACGCTGCAGAGTTAGTTGAAgtcattatttgtttatttttagaccgCAAGCTTCAAGGCCTCATGTTGCTTTTGTACGATTGCATGCAATCTGTTATCAATTATTTCAAAGACAAAGAATGGAAAGCCTGCTGTGAAGAAATAGCAAAATCTGTTGCTTGCAG AGTTCCTAAGGACTTGAATTGCTTAAGAATAGTGGAATGCATTTCAGGAGTTGACACTCGCAGTAAACAACTCAGAAGTGCAGTAGCATATCAAATTCTTCTGAGTTGCTTTGATTACAAG GTTGCTGATGAAGAAATCCTGAGATTACTTATCTCAATCAATGTGAAAGAAAAAGGCTGTGATCTCGTCAAGATGTACATTTACCTGGTTTTGACAGAGAATTGGCTCTGTTCTAATGAACTATTAGCAGACAAGCCAGTTCTCAATGAAATGTGGAATCTATATCTTAGGAACTGTTCTTGTCTGATCGCCAGCACAGATTTGAGGCCTTTTGCGTCGAAG GTGCGAAATAAGGCTTCATATTTTCTTCAAGGAAGCATCCAGACATAA